The Methanobacterium lacus genome includes a region encoding these proteins:
- a CDS encoding peroxiredoxin → MGEKIYVTKKIKHKEKGMPLIGDKFPKMEVQTTKGTVKLPKAFKGKWFVLFSHPADFTPVCTTEFFAFQKRYEQFKELNCELIGLSIDQIFAHLKWIEWIKDNLDVEIEFPVIADTGCVANKLGLIHPAKATNTVRAVFIIDPKGIIRAILYYPQELGRNIDEILRMIEGFNQIEEKKVAIPANWPKNELIGKGLIIPPVPDIKSGKKLADKYKCYDWWLCYRNYYKW, encoded by the coding sequence ATGGGTGAAAAAATTTACGTGACAAAAAAAATCAAGCATAAAGAAAAGGGAATGCCATTAATTGGTGATAAATTCCCAAAAATGGAAGTTCAAACTACTAAAGGAACAGTGAAACTTCCAAAAGCTTTTAAAGGAAAATGGTTTGTTCTATTTAGCCATCCTGCAGACTTTACGCCGGTTTGTACAACAGAATTTTTTGCCTTTCAAAAGAGGTATGAACAATTTAAAGAGTTAAACTGTGAACTTATTGGCCTTAGTATCGACCAGATATTTGCACACCTCAAATGGATAGAATGGATAAAGGATAATTTGGATGTTGAGATAGAATTCCCTGTTATTGCTGATACTGGATGTGTAGCAAACAAATTGGGATTGATACATCCAGCCAAAGCAACCAACACTGTTAGAGCTGTTTTTATAATTGATCCCAAGGGAATAATACGGGCAATACTCTACTACCCTCAAGAACTGGGACGAAACATTGACGAAATTCTTCGAATGATTGAAGGTTTCAACCAGATCGAAGAAAAGAAAGTAGCCATACCTGCAAATTGGCCAAAAAATGAATTAATAGGTAAAGGACTTATTATTCCGCCGGTACCTGACATTAAAAGCGGAAAAAAACTTGCAGACAAGTATAAATGTTATGATTGGTGGTTATGTTATAGAAATTACTACAAATGGTAA